One Hevea brasiliensis isolate MT/VB/25A 57/8 chromosome 5, ASM3005281v1, whole genome shotgun sequence genomic region harbors:
- the LOC110667719 gene encoding probable LRR receptor-like serine/threonine-protein kinase At1g06840 isoform X1, translating into MMLLVRFCGPLLLVSYCSLVFLAVARTSITDPSEVNALLAARNSLIDPFKHLENWDKGDPCTSNWTGVVCYDTIGTDGYRRVQELQLLNMNLSGNLAPQLGQLSQLKILDFMWNELDGSIPKEIGNISSLRLLLLNGNKLSGALPDELGCLSNLTRLQVDENKISGQIPKSYANLSSVKHLHLNNNSISGQIPSELSKLSSLLHLLLDNNNLSGNLPSELSNLPELRILQLDNNNFSGSEIPATYRNLSKLVKLSLRNCSLRGAIPDFSSIPDLSYLDLSWNDLTGTIPSKLSVNMTTINLSGNRLNGSIPGSFSNLLILQRLSLENNLFTGSIPANIWQNRSFNTNDRLTLDLRNNSLSKILGKLNLPHNVTLRLGGNPVCIDAYVSNIDQFCGSEAEGDGTTESSTNYTTTCPIQACPVDNFFEYVPESPVPCFCASPLRIGYRLKSPSFSYFLPYIYLFEKYLTSALELEPYQLYIDSFIWEEGPRVKMYLKLFPAWNDEHSHIFNSTEVQRLRRMFTSWNFRRTDFFGPYELLNFTLVGPYSEMNFGTQRTRISKGVWAAITLGAIACTVVASTIVTLLIVRRNARYHQNLSRKRLSSKISMKVDGVKFFSFKEMALATDNFNSLAQVGRGGYGKVYRGILSDNTTVAIKRAEQGSLQGQKEFFTEIGLLSRLHHRNLVSLIGYCDEKGEQMLVYEFLPNGTLRDWLSAKAKEKLNFGMRLNIALGSAKGILYLHTEANPPVFHRDIKASNILLDSKLIAKVADFGLSRLAPVQNDEGTLLNHVSTVVKGTPGYIDPEYFLTHKLTDKSDVYSLGIVFLELLTGMHPIFHGKNIVREVAMVHRAGMMFSVIDSRMGSYPSECVERFGSLALRCCHDTPENRPSMLEVVRELENILKMMPETDAIFSESMYPYSGTSASSSSFYTSINQYASSSVSGSDLISDVTPTINPR; encoded by the exons ATGATGTTGCTGGTAAGATTTTGTGGACCTCTTTTATTGGTGTCATATTGTTCCTTGGTTTTTCTTGCAGTTGCACGAACTTCTATTACTGATCCCTCCGAAG TCAATGCATTGCTAGCAGCAAGGAACAGTTTGATTGATCCTTTTAAGCATCTCGAGAACTGGGATAAAGGAGATCCATGTACGTCAAATTGGACTGGAGTCGTGTGTTATGATACAATTGGGACTGATGGATACCGGCGTGTTCAGGAGCT TCAGCTGCTAAATATGAATCTTTCAGGAAATTTAGCTCCTCAGCTTGGCCAACTCTCTCAACTGAAAATACT GGATTTTATGTGGAATGAATTGGATGGCAGCATACCAAAGGAAATAGGAAATATTTCATCTTTGAGACTCCT GCTTTTGAATGGAAACAAATTATCAGGTGCTTTACCTGATGAACTTGGCTGCTTATCTAATTTAACTAGACTCCAAGTGGATGagaacaaaatttcaggtcaaataccAAAGTCATATGCAAACTTGAGCAGTGTGAAACACCT CCACTTGAACAACAACTCCATAAGTGGTCAAATTCCATCTGAGCTATCCAAATTGTCCTCTCTTCTTCACTT GCTGTTGGATAACAATAACTTATCCGGGAATCTTCCTTCAGAGCTCTCGAACTTGCCAGAGTTGCGTATACT TCAACTTGACAACAATAACTTCAGTGGGTCTGAAATTCCAGCTACTTACAGAAATCTTTCCAAATTAGTAAAATT AAGTCTTAGAAATTGCAGCTTGCGTGGAGCTATTCCTGACTTTAGCAGCATTCCTGACCTATCCTATTT GGATCTGAGCTGGAATGACCTTACTGGAACCATACCATCAAAACTTTCTGTTAATATGACAACTAT TAATTTGTCAGGCAACCGTCTTAATGGATCTATACCAGGAAGCTTCTCAAACCTTCTTATTCTTCAGAGACT ATCACTAGAAAATAATTTGTTTACTGGTTCTATCCCGGCTAACATCTGGCAGAACAGGTCCTTCAACACAAATGATAGGCTTACACT TGATCTGAGAAACAATTCACTCTCAAAGATTTTAGGGAAACTAAATCTGCCACATAATGTCACCCTGAG GTTGGGAGGCAATCCTGTCTGCATTGATGCCTACGTATCAAACATTGACCAGTTCTGTGGATCTGAAGCTGAAGGAGATGGAACTACTGAAAGCTCAACAAATTATACAACTACATGTCCTATTCAAGCATGTCCAGTAGATAATTTCTTTGAATATGTCCCAGAATCCCCTGTACCATGCTTTTGTGCATCCCCACTTAGAATTGGATACCGGCTTAAGAGCCCtagtttctcttattttcttccatatatttatctatttgagAAATACTTAACTAGTGCTCTTGAATTGGAACCCTATCAGTTATACATTGATTCATTTATTTGGGAGGAAGGTCCCCGTGTAAAGATGTATTTGAAGCTTTTTCCTGCATGGAATGATGAACATTCACACATATTTAATTCAACTGAGGTTCAGCGGTTAAGACGCATGTTCACATCATGGAATTTTCGTCGCACTGACTTTTTTGGACCATATGAGCTTCTCAACTTCACTCTAGTGGGACCTTATTCAGAGA TGAATTTTGGCACCCAAAGGACAAGAATCAGTAAAGGTGTTTGGGCAGCCATTACATTAGGTGCTATTGCTTGCACTGTTGTAGCATCTACAATAGTCACACTTCTGATTGTAAGAAGAAATGCTAGATACCATCAGAATCTGTCAAGGAAAAGATTGT CCTCAAAGATATCAATGAAAGTTGATGGGGTGAAATTCTTCAGTTTTAAAGAAATGGCCCTGGCAACTGACAATTTTAACAGCTTAGCTCAAGTTGGTCGAGGAGGCTATGGAAAGGTTTATAGAGGCATTTTATCTGACAACACAACTGTGGCCATAAAGCGTGCCGAACAAGGTTCCTTGCAAGGACAAAAAGAATTTTTTACTGAAATTGGATTGTTGTCTAGGCTACATCACAGAAATCTAGTTTCATTAATTGGATACTGTGATGAAAAAGGGGAGCAG ATGCTGGTGTACGAATTCTTGCCCAATGGCACCTTGAGGGACTGGCTATCAG CTAAAGCTAAAGAAAAACTGAACTTTGGTATGAGGTTAAACATAGCTTTGGGTTCAGCTAAGGGCATTCTTTACCTTCATACTGAAGCAAACCCACCAGTGTTTCACCGGGATATCAAGGCCAGCAACATACTTTTGGACTCCAAACTTATCGCTAAAGTTGCTGACTTTGGACTCTCACGTCTTGCTCCTGTCCAGAATGATGAAGGGACTTTGCTTAACCATGTATCCACAGTAGTGAAGGGAACTCCG GGATACATTGATCCAGAATATTTTCTGACCCATAAGTTGACAGACAAGAGTGACGTCTATAGCCTTGGGATTGTATTTCTGGAGCTCTTGACAGGAATGCATCCAATATTTCATGGCAAAAACATTGTCCGAGAG GTAGCGATGGTTCATCGGGCAGGTATGATGTTCTCCGTCATAGACAGCAGAATGGGTTCTTATCCGTCTGAATGTGTGGAGAGATTTGGGTCTCTGGCCCTTAGGTGTTGCCATGACACGCCAGAGAATCGGCCATCGATGTTGGAGGTGGTCAGGGAGCTAGAGAACATACTCAAAATGATGCCAGAAACTGATGCCATTTTTTCAGAATCCATGTACCCATATTCTGGCACTTCAGCATCATCATCTTCATTTTATACAAGCATCAATCAATATGCTTCATCCAGTGTTTCAGGAAGTGATCTTATCAGTGATGTCACCCCCACCATCAATCCTAGATGA
- the LOC110667719 gene encoding probable LRR receptor-like serine/threonine-protein kinase At1g06840 isoform X2 codes for MNLSGNLAPQLGQLSQLKILDFMWNELDGSIPKEIGNISSLRLLLLNGNKLSGALPDELGCLSNLTRLQVDENKISGQIPKSYANLSSVKHLHLNNNSISGQIPSELSKLSSLLHLLLDNNNLSGNLPSELSNLPELRILQLDNNNFSGSEIPATYRNLSKLVKLSLRNCSLRGAIPDFSSIPDLSYLDLSWNDLTGTIPSKLSVNMTTINLSGNRLNGSIPGSFSNLLILQRLSLENNLFTGSIPANIWQNRSFNTNDRLTLDLRNNSLSKILGKLNLPHNVTLRLGGNPVCIDAYVSNIDQFCGSEAEGDGTTESSTNYTTTCPIQACPVDNFFEYVPESPVPCFCASPLRIGYRLKSPSFSYFLPYIYLFEKYLTSALELEPYQLYIDSFIWEEGPRVKMYLKLFPAWNDEHSHIFNSTEVQRLRRMFTSWNFRRTDFFGPYELLNFTLVGPYSEMNFGTQRTRISKGVWAAITLGAIACTVVASTIVTLLIVRRNARYHQNLSRKRLSSKISMKVDGVKFFSFKEMALATDNFNSLAQVGRGGYGKVYRGILSDNTTVAIKRAEQGSLQGQKEFFTEIGLLSRLHHRNLVSLIGYCDEKGEQMLVYEFLPNGTLRDWLSAKAKEKLNFGMRLNIALGSAKGILYLHTEANPPVFHRDIKASNILLDSKLIAKVADFGLSRLAPVQNDEGTLLNHVSTVVKGTPGYIDPEYFLTHKLTDKSDVYSLGIVFLELLTGMHPIFHGKNIVREVAMVHRAGMMFSVIDSRMGSYPSECVERFGSLALRCCHDTPENRPSMLEVVRELENILKMMPETDAIFSESMYPYSGTSASSSSFYTSINQYASSSVSGSDLISDVTPTINPR; via the exons ATGAATCTTTCAGGAAATTTAGCTCCTCAGCTTGGCCAACTCTCTCAACTGAAAATACT GGATTTTATGTGGAATGAATTGGATGGCAGCATACCAAAGGAAATAGGAAATATTTCATCTTTGAGACTCCT GCTTTTGAATGGAAACAAATTATCAGGTGCTTTACCTGATGAACTTGGCTGCTTATCTAATTTAACTAGACTCCAAGTGGATGagaacaaaatttcaggtcaaataccAAAGTCATATGCAAACTTGAGCAGTGTGAAACACCT CCACTTGAACAACAACTCCATAAGTGGTCAAATTCCATCTGAGCTATCCAAATTGTCCTCTCTTCTTCACTT GCTGTTGGATAACAATAACTTATCCGGGAATCTTCCTTCAGAGCTCTCGAACTTGCCAGAGTTGCGTATACT TCAACTTGACAACAATAACTTCAGTGGGTCTGAAATTCCAGCTACTTACAGAAATCTTTCCAAATTAGTAAAATT AAGTCTTAGAAATTGCAGCTTGCGTGGAGCTATTCCTGACTTTAGCAGCATTCCTGACCTATCCTATTT GGATCTGAGCTGGAATGACCTTACTGGAACCATACCATCAAAACTTTCTGTTAATATGACAACTAT TAATTTGTCAGGCAACCGTCTTAATGGATCTATACCAGGAAGCTTCTCAAACCTTCTTATTCTTCAGAGACT ATCACTAGAAAATAATTTGTTTACTGGTTCTATCCCGGCTAACATCTGGCAGAACAGGTCCTTCAACACAAATGATAGGCTTACACT TGATCTGAGAAACAATTCACTCTCAAAGATTTTAGGGAAACTAAATCTGCCACATAATGTCACCCTGAG GTTGGGAGGCAATCCTGTCTGCATTGATGCCTACGTATCAAACATTGACCAGTTCTGTGGATCTGAAGCTGAAGGAGATGGAACTACTGAAAGCTCAACAAATTATACAACTACATGTCCTATTCAAGCATGTCCAGTAGATAATTTCTTTGAATATGTCCCAGAATCCCCTGTACCATGCTTTTGTGCATCCCCACTTAGAATTGGATACCGGCTTAAGAGCCCtagtttctcttattttcttccatatatttatctatttgagAAATACTTAACTAGTGCTCTTGAATTGGAACCCTATCAGTTATACATTGATTCATTTATTTGGGAGGAAGGTCCCCGTGTAAAGATGTATTTGAAGCTTTTTCCTGCATGGAATGATGAACATTCACACATATTTAATTCAACTGAGGTTCAGCGGTTAAGACGCATGTTCACATCATGGAATTTTCGTCGCACTGACTTTTTTGGACCATATGAGCTTCTCAACTTCACTCTAGTGGGACCTTATTCAGAGA TGAATTTTGGCACCCAAAGGACAAGAATCAGTAAAGGTGTTTGGGCAGCCATTACATTAGGTGCTATTGCTTGCACTGTTGTAGCATCTACAATAGTCACACTTCTGATTGTAAGAAGAAATGCTAGATACCATCAGAATCTGTCAAGGAAAAGATTGT CCTCAAAGATATCAATGAAAGTTGATGGGGTGAAATTCTTCAGTTTTAAAGAAATGGCCCTGGCAACTGACAATTTTAACAGCTTAGCTCAAGTTGGTCGAGGAGGCTATGGAAAGGTTTATAGAGGCATTTTATCTGACAACACAACTGTGGCCATAAAGCGTGCCGAACAAGGTTCCTTGCAAGGACAAAAAGAATTTTTTACTGAAATTGGATTGTTGTCTAGGCTACATCACAGAAATCTAGTTTCATTAATTGGATACTGTGATGAAAAAGGGGAGCAG ATGCTGGTGTACGAATTCTTGCCCAATGGCACCTTGAGGGACTGGCTATCAG CTAAAGCTAAAGAAAAACTGAACTTTGGTATGAGGTTAAACATAGCTTTGGGTTCAGCTAAGGGCATTCTTTACCTTCATACTGAAGCAAACCCACCAGTGTTTCACCGGGATATCAAGGCCAGCAACATACTTTTGGACTCCAAACTTATCGCTAAAGTTGCTGACTTTGGACTCTCACGTCTTGCTCCTGTCCAGAATGATGAAGGGACTTTGCTTAACCATGTATCCACAGTAGTGAAGGGAACTCCG GGATACATTGATCCAGAATATTTTCTGACCCATAAGTTGACAGACAAGAGTGACGTCTATAGCCTTGGGATTGTATTTCTGGAGCTCTTGACAGGAATGCATCCAATATTTCATGGCAAAAACATTGTCCGAGAG GTAGCGATGGTTCATCGGGCAGGTATGATGTTCTCCGTCATAGACAGCAGAATGGGTTCTTATCCGTCTGAATGTGTGGAGAGATTTGGGTCTCTGGCCCTTAGGTGTTGCCATGACACGCCAGAGAATCGGCCATCGATGTTGGAGGTGGTCAGGGAGCTAGAGAACATACTCAAAATGATGCCAGAAACTGATGCCATTTTTTCAGAATCCATGTACCCATATTCTGGCACTTCAGCATCATCATCTTCATTTTATACAAGCATCAATCAATATGCTTCATCCAGTGTTTCAGGAAGTGATCTTATCAGTGATGTCACCCCCACCATCAATCCTAGATGA
- the LOC110667725 gene encoding histone acetyltransferase TAP1, translated as MKGALILQYPHQRLSRAFTTRKKMLTQNLNVVARPSLFPVSSFDCHGEASKQLNILNFGLARARRKLKVTQLKASFWDSIRSGFLKENSTEVIEPSSTLTEEEEPLPEEFVLVEKTEPDGAIEQIVFSSGGEVDVYDLQALCDKVGWPRRPLSKLAAALKNSYMVVTLHSLRKSPGSEGNDQKKLIGMARATSDHAFNATIWDVLIDPSYQGQGLGKALIEKLIRALLQRDIGNITLFADSQVVEFYRNLGFEPDPEGIKGMFWYPKY; from the exons ATGAAAGGGGCACTAATATTACAATATCCGCACCAACGGCTCTCGCGAGCATTTACAACCAGGAAAAAAATGCTAACGCAGAACCTGAACGTGGTCGCTCGTCCATCTCT ATTCCCAGTTTCTTCTTTTGATTGCCACGGTGAAGCGTCTAAACAGTTGAACATTTTAAATTTTGGACTTGCTAGAG CAAGAAGAAAACTCAAGGTTACTCAACTCAAGGCAAGCTTTTGGGACTCCATCCGATCTGG GTTCTTGAAGGAGAACTCAACAGAAGTCATTGAACCTTCATCCACactaacagaagaggaagaaccaCTTCCTGAAGAGTTCGTACTTGTAGAAAAAACTGAACCAGATGGAGCAATTGAACAAATAGTATTCTCTTCAGGTggagaagttgatgtgtatgatcTTCAAGCCCTATGTGATAAG GTAGGCTGGCCTAGAAGGCCACTGTCAAAATTAGCTGCAGCTTTGAAAAATAGCTACATGGTGGTCACATTGCATTCCTTAAGGAAATCACCTGGATCAG AGGGGAATGACCAAAAGAAGCTGATTGGCATGGCTCGTGCTACATCTGATCATGCCTTTAATGCTACCATTTGGGATGTTCTCATTGATCCTAGTTATCAG GGCCAAGGTCTTGGCAAGGCTCTTATTGAAAAGCTTATTAGGGCACTTCTACAAAGGGACATTGGAAATATAACACTTTTTGCAGATAGTCAAG TTGTGGAGTTCTATCGGAATTTAGGTTTTGAACCTGATCCAGAGGGCATTAAAGGTATGTTTTGGTACCCAAAATATTAG